One window of Quercus robur chromosome 5, dhQueRobu3.1, whole genome shotgun sequence genomic DNA carries:
- the LOC126727674 gene encoding coniferyl alcohol acyltransferase-like → MGSEGGGGGELNVKVSKREVVAAVLPLQEHWLPLSNLDLLLPPVDVGVFFCYKKNTSLLGKDLSNNFGSMVGVLKKALAQALVTYYAFAGEVVSNPVGEPEILCNNRGVDFVEAFAEAELKDLDFYNPDDTIEGKLVPKKKNGVLAVQATELKCGGLVVACTFDHRIADAYSANLFLVSWAEMAQSKPISTVPCFRRSLLNPRRPGSIHPSLNDMYVPVTSLPPPKDPQPGDDYLISRIYYIKADQLNLLQSLATTTNGCRRTKLESFSAFLWKMVAKHAILNNVDKKVTKMGIVVDGRTRLSDGDIDKASLMGSYFGNVLSIPYGGKEVNEIDENPLSYVANEVHDFLDGAVTKEHFLGLIDWVESHRPVPGLAKIYCSGSEDGPAFVVSSGQRFPESKVDFGWGKPIFGSYHFPWGGDSGYVMPMPSPSCNGDWVVYVHLLKGQVELIETEAAHLFRPLTFDYLQHCAI, encoded by the exons ATGGGTtcagaaggaggaggaggaggagagttGAATGTGAAAGTGAGCAAGAGGGAGGTTGTGGCAGCAGTGCTGCCACTGCAAGAGCATTGGCTACCACTATCCAACCTAGACTTGCTTCTACCCCCAGTTGATGTGGGTGTGTTTTTCTGTTACAAGAAGAACACCAGCTTACTGGGAAAGGACCTCTCTAATAATTTTGGCTCCATGGTTGGGGTTCTTAAGAAGGCCTTGGCCCAAGCTCTCGTGACATACTATGCTTTTGCTGGTGAGGTGGTGTCAAACCCTGTTGGTGAACCTGAGATTCTTTGCAATAACCGTGGTGTGGACTTTGTCGAAGCTTTTGCTGAGGCAGAGCTTAAAGACCTCGACTTTTATAACCCTGATGACACCATTGAAGGCAAACTTGTGCCCAAGAAGAAGAATGGTGTGCTCGCTGTCCAG GCAACCGAGCTCAAGTGTGGTGGGTTGGTTGTGGCGTGCACGTTTGACCATAGAATTGCAGACGCCTACTCGGCCAACCTATTTCTTGTGTCATGGGCTGAGATGGCTCAGTCAAAACCCATCTCTACGGTGCCATGTTTTCGTCGTTCTTTACTCAATCCTAGACGCCCTGGTTCAATTCATCCATCTTTGAACGACATGTATGTTCCAGTGACCTCATTGCCTCCACCCAAAGACCCACAACCTGGTGATGATTATCTTATTAGCCGCATATACTACATTAAAGCTGACCAACTCAACCTGCTCCAATCACTAGCTACCACAACCAATGGTTGCAGGAGGACTAAACTAGAGTCCTTTAGTGCCTTCTTGTGGAAGATGGTTGCTAAACATGCTATTCTTAACAATGTGGACAAAAAGGTAACCAAAATGGGCATTGTTGTGGATGGTAGGACAAGGTTAAGTGATGGAGATATAGACAAAGCTTCACTCATGGGGTCTTACTTTGGAAATGTGCTATCCATACCTTATGGAGGCAAGGAAGTAAATGAGATTGATGAAAATCCATTGAGTTATGTGGCCAATGAAGTTCATGATTTCTTGGATGGTGCAGTGACCAAGGAACATTTCTTGGGGCTCATAGATTGGGTGGAGTCTCATCGTCCAGTGCCAGGGTTGGCTAAGATATATTGTAGTGGGAGTGAAGATGGACCAGCTTTTGTGGTATCATCAGGGCAAAGGTTCCCAGAGTCAAAGGTGGATTTTGGATGGGGTAAGCCAATATTTGGGTCATACCATTTTCCATGGGGAGGTGACTCAGGGTATGTGATGCCAATGCCAAGTCCAAGTTGCAACGGTGACTGGGTTGTGTACGTGCACCTCTTGAAAGGCCAAGTGGAGTTGATAGAGACTGAAGCTGCTCATCTCTTTAGACCCTTGACTTTTGATTATCTCCAACATTGTGCTATTTAA